A portion of the uncultured Draconibacterium sp. genome contains these proteins:
- a CDS encoding ankyrin repeat domain-containing protein produces the protein MKKVVSISFIFLLLLSACANSGSNNTENSTTANSVVEKPKIDMQMAIMSNNIEAIKQHIEAGSDINLKDQMSGSTPLITAVSFGRKEITKALIEAGADLNLKNNDGSTALHSAAFFCHIEIVQMLLDAKADKTLKNNFGATARESVLAPFADMKPIYEMMQQQLEPLGITIDLAEVEKNRPVVAMMLQ, from the coding sequence ATGAAAAAAGTAGTAAGTATCTCATTCATTTTCCTGTTATTATTATCTGCGTGTGCAAATTCGGGAAGTAATAATACGGAAAATAGTACAACGGCAAATTCAGTAGTTGAGAAACCCAAAATCGATATGCAGATGGCAATAATGTCAAACAACATTGAAGCCATAAAACAACACATTGAGGCAGGCAGCGATATAAATTTGAAAGACCAGATGAGTGGTTCAACACCTCTAATTACGGCCGTATCGTTTGGCAGAAAAGAAATTACCAAAGCACTTATTGAAGCAGGTGCCGATTTAAACCTGAAGAACAACGATGGATCCACTGCTTTGCATTCTGCCGCTTTCTTTTGCCACATCGAAATTGTGCAAATGTTACTCGACGCCAAGGCCGACAAAACCTTGAAAAATAATTTCGGTGCTACTGCCCGCGAATCGGTTCTGGCTCCTTTTGCTGATATGAAGCCTATTTACGAAATGATGCAGCAACAACTTGAGCCACTTGGCATAACAATAGATTTAGCCGAAGTAGAAAAGAACCGCCCGGTAGTTGCCATGATGTTACAGTAA
- a CDS encoding acyltransferase family protein, with protein MKTKRRYDIDWLRVLAIGLLLIYHIAIVFQPWAMFIGFIKSNESLENLWKPMTLLNVWRIPLLFYVSGMGLYFAMRKRNYAQLLGERTRRILVPLIFGALAISPLHFIIFQKFYNLPMSYYPHMGHLWFLGNIFIYVLVLTPLFFYLMKNNEGKFRKALSVLMKNPLGPLSLSLFFIAEALLVKPQIFSVYAETWHGFFLGLLAFFFGFLFVYSGPIFWQTISKWKWLYIGLALVLYIVRLLVFETTSPNYLMSIESNCWILGLFGLGYKYLNKPSAVLSYLSQAAYPVYIIHMFALYAGSLIILPLDLPAITKFLAITGFTFATCFIIYEFMIRRIGFMRPLFGLKANFKKVGVLQLQNKNL; from the coding sequence ATGAAAACAAAAAGAAGATACGATATTGATTGGTTGCGCGTGTTGGCGATCGGATTATTGCTAATCTACCACATTGCCATCGTTTTTCAACCGTGGGCCATGTTTATTGGCTTTATAAAAAGCAACGAAAGCCTTGAAAATTTATGGAAACCCATGACACTGTTAAATGTCTGGCGCATTCCGCTTCTATTTTATGTTTCGGGAATGGGCTTATATTTTGCCATGAGAAAAAGAAACTATGCGCAGTTACTTGGCGAACGTACCCGCCGGATTCTGGTCCCGCTGATTTTTGGGGCGCTGGCTATCTCTCCGCTGCATTTTATCATTTTTCAGAAGTTCTACAATTTACCAATGAGTTACTACCCACACATGGGGCATTTATGGTTCCTCGGAAACATCTTTATTTATGTACTGGTATTAACTCCGTTGTTTTTTTACCTGATGAAAAATAACGAAGGTAAATTCAGAAAAGCACTATCTGTTTTAATGAAAAATCCATTGGGACCTTTGTCGTTATCCCTATTTTTTATTGCGGAAGCTCTGTTGGTAAAACCACAAATTTTCTCGGTTTACGCCGAAACGTGGCATGGCTTTTTCCTTGGCCTGCTTGCATTCTTCTTTGGCTTTCTGTTTGTTTACAGCGGCCCGATTTTTTGGCAAACCATTTCGAAATGGAAATGGCTGTACATCGGTTTAGCACTTGTATTATACATCGTTCGGTTGCTGGTATTCGAAACCACTTCTCCAAACTATCTCATGTCCATCGAATCAAATTGCTGGATTTTAGGCCTATTCGGTCTGGGCTACAAATACTTAAACAAACCAAGTGCCGTACTCAGTTATTTAAGCCAGGCCGCTTATCCGGTTTATATAATCCATATGTTTGCATTATATGCAGGATCGTTGATTATTTTGCCATTGGATTTACCTGCAATAACCAAATTCTTAGCGATTACGGGGTTTACTTTTGCCACCTGTTTTATCATTTATGAATTCATGATCAGAAGGATTGGTTTTATGAGGCCGCTGTTTGGGTTAAAAGCGAATTTCAAAAAGGTTGGTGTCTTGCAACTTCAAAACAAAAATTTATGA